One stretch of Nicotiana tabacum cultivar K326 chromosome 18, ASM71507v2, whole genome shotgun sequence DNA includes these proteins:
- the LOC107789702 gene encoding small ribosomal subunit protein uS15 encodes MGRMHSRGKGISASALPYKRTPPSWLKISTPDVEDNICKFAKKGLTPSQIGVILRDSHGIAQVKSVTGSKILRILKAHGLAPEIPEDLYHLIKKAVAIRKHLERNRKDKDSKFRLILVESRIHRLARYYKKTKKLPPVWKYESTTASTLVA; translated from the exons ATGGGTCGTATGCACAGTCGCGG TAAAGGTATATCAGCTTCAGCTCTTCCTTATAAGAGAACTCCTCCCAGTTGGCTTAAGATCTCCACTCCAGAT GTCGAGGATAATATCTGCAAATTTGCAAAAAAAGGATTGACACCTTCACAAATTGGTGTGATCCTTCGTGATTCTCACGGAATTGCCCAAGTCAAGAGTGTCACTGGTAGCAAGATTTTGCGTATCCTCAAAGCTCACG GGCTTGCTCCCGAGATTCCAGAGGATCTATACCACCTAATTAAGAAGGCAGTAGCCATCAGGAAGCATTTGGAGAGGAACAGGAAGGACAAGGATTCCAAGTTCCGCTTGATTTTGGTGGAGAGTAGGATTCACCGCTTGGCTCGCTATTACAAGAAGACTAAGAAGCTTCCACCAGTCTGGAAATA TGAGTCTACCACAGCGAGTACACTTGTAGCTTAG